Proteins encoded by one window of Pseudomonas coleopterorum:
- a CDS encoding NAD-glutamate dehydrogenase translates to MAFFTAASKADFQHQLQSALAQHISEQQLPQVALFADQFFGIISLDELTQRRLSDLAGCTLSAWRLLQRFDHAKPQVRVYNPDYERHGWQSTHTAVEVLHHDLPFLVDSVRTELNRRGYSIHTLQTTVLSVRRGSQGELLEVLAKGAQGEDVLHESLMYLEIDRCANAAELNVLARELEQVLGEVRIAVQDFEPMKAKVREMITLVEQTAFTSDEQEKAEIKAFLEWLTDNHFTFLGYEEFVVDADAQGGQLSYDPASFLGLTRLLRAGLSSEELHIEDYAVQYLHEPMLLSFAKAAHPSRVHRPAYPDYVSIRQIDADGKVLKECRFMGLYTSSVYGESVREIPYIRRKVAEIERRSGFHAKAHLGKELAQVVEVLPRDDLFQTPIDELFSTVMSIVQIQERNKIRVFLRKDPYGRFCYCLAYVPRDVYSTEVRQKIQQVLMERLKATDCEFWTFFSESVLARVQLILRVDPKNRIDIDPQQLENEVIQACRSWQDDYASLTIESFGEAAGTNVLADFPKGFPAGFRERFAAHSAVVDMQHLLALSEARPLVMSFYQPLAQSGERQLHCKLYHADTPLALSDVLPILENLGLRVLGEFPYRLRHRSGREYWIHDFAFTYSEGLNLDIQQLNDTLQDAFVHIVRGDAENDAFNRLVLTAGLPWRDVALLRAYARYLKQIRLGFDLGYIASTLNNHTDIARELTRLFKTRFYLARKLAGDDLDDKQQRLEQAILTALDDVQVLNEDRILRRYLDLIKATLRTNFYQPDSNGQVKSYFSFKFNPKLIPELPKPVPKFEIFVYSPRVEGVHLRFGNVARGGLRWSDREEDFRTEVLGLVKAQHVKNSVIVPVGAKGGFVPRRLPLGGSRDEVQNEAVACYRIFISGLLDITDNLKDGSVVPPANVVRHDDDDPYLVVAADKGTATFSDIANGIAIDYGFWLGDAFASGGSAGYDHKKMGITAKGAWVGVQRHFRERGINVQKDSITVIGIGDMAGDVFGNGLLMSDKLQLVAAFNHLHIFIDPNPEPASSFAERQRLYDLPRSAWSDYDTSIMSAGGGIFSRSAKSIAISAQMKERFDIKADKLTPTELLNALLKAPVDLLWNGGIGTYVKSSDESHADVGDKANDALRVNGNELRCKVVGEGGNLGMTQLGRVEFGLNGGATNTDFIDNAAGVDCSDHEVNIKILLNEAVQAGDMTEKQRNLLLGSMTEEVGHLVLGNNYKQTQALSLAARKAYERLAEYRRLMADLEARGKLDRAIEFLPTEEQLNERVANKQGLTRAELSVLISYSKIDLNEALLASPVPDDVYLTRDMETAFPPSLVSKYAEAMRSHRLKREIVSTQIANDLVNNMGITFVQRLKESTGMTPASVVGAYAIVRDIFHLPHWFRQIEALDYQVSADVQLALMDELMRLGRRATRWFLRSRRNELDAGRDVAHFGPHIAALGLKLDELLEGPTRERWQARYQGYVASGVPELLARMVAGTSHLYTLLPIIEASDVTGQNAAEVAKAFFAVGSKLDLTWYLQQISSLPVENNWQALAREAFRDDIDLQQRAITISVLKMQDAPGDVEERLDLWLEQHEVMVKRWRAMLDEIKAATGTDYAMYAVANRELMDLALSGTSHP, encoded by the coding sequence ATGGCGTTCTTCACCGCAGCCAGCAAAGCCGACTTCCAGCATCAACTGCAATCGGCCCTGGCTCAGCACATCAGCGAGCAGCAACTGCCACAAGTGGCGCTGTTCGCCGATCAGTTCTTCGGCATCATCTCGTTGGACGAACTCACCCAGCGCCGCCTCAGCGACCTGGCCGGCTGCACCCTGTCGGCGTGGCGCCTGCTGCAGCGTTTCGATCATGCCAAGCCGCAGGTGCGGGTCTACAACCCCGACTACGAACGTCACGGATGGCAGTCCACCCACACTGCCGTCGAGGTGCTGCATCACGACCTGCCGTTCCTGGTGGACTCGGTGCGTACCGAGCTCAACCGCCGCGGCTACAGCATTCATACCCTGCAGACCACTGTGCTCAGTGTGCGCCGCGGCAGCCAGGGCGAGCTGCTCGAAGTGCTGGCCAAGGGTGCCCAGGGCGAAGACGTCCTGCATGAATCGCTGATGTACCTTGAAATCGACCGCTGCGCCAACGCCGCCGAACTCAACGTGCTCGCTCGCGAGCTGGAGCAGGTGCTGGGCGAGGTGCGCATCGCGGTGCAGGACTTCGAGCCGATGAAGGCCAAGGTCCGTGAAATGATCACCCTGGTGGAGCAGACCGCCTTCACCAGCGACGAGCAGGAAAAGGCCGAGATCAAGGCCTTCCTCGAGTGGCTGACCGACAACCACTTCACCTTTCTGGGCTACGAGGAATTCGTGGTCGATGCCGACGCCCAGGGCGGTCAGCTCAGCTACGACCCCGCGTCCTTCCTCGGCCTGACCCGGCTGCTGCGCGCCGGCCTGAGCAGCGAAGAACTGCACATCGAAGACTACGCCGTGCAATACCTGCACGAGCCGATGCTGCTGTCCTTCGCCAAGGCGGCCCATCCAAGCCGCGTGCATCGTCCGGCCTATCCGGACTACGTGTCGATCCGCCAGATCGATGCCGACGGCAAGGTGCTCAAGGAATGCCGCTTCATGGGCCTGTACACTTCGTCGGTGTATGGCGAGAGCGTGCGCGAGATCCCCTACATTCGGCGCAAGGTTGCCGAGATCGAACGCCGCTCCGGTTTCCATGCCAAGGCGCACCTGGGCAAGGAGCTGGCCCAGGTGGTCGAAGTGCTGCCGCGTGACGACCTGTTCCAGACGCCGATCGACGAGCTGTTCAGCACGGTCATGTCGATCGTGCAGATCCAGGAGCGCAACAAGATCCGCGTGTTCCTGCGCAAGGACCCCTACGGCCGTTTCTGCTACTGCCTGGCCTATGTGCCGCGCGACGTCTATTCCACCGAAGTGCGGCAGAAGATCCAGCAGGTGCTGATGGAGCGCCTCAAGGCCACGGACTGCGAGTTCTGGACGTTCTTCTCCGAGTCGGTGCTGGCGCGTGTGCAGTTGATCCTGCGTGTCGATCCGAAGAACCGCATCGACATCGACCCGCAGCAGCTGGAAAACGAAGTGATCCAGGCCTGCCGCTCGTGGCAGGACGACTACGCCAGCCTGACCATCGAAAGCTTCGGCGAGGCCGCCGGCACCAATGTGCTGGCCGATTTCCCGAAAGGCTTCCCGGCCGGTTTCCGCGAGCGCTTCGCGGCGCACTCGGCGGTGGTGGACATGCAGCACCTGCTGGCCCTGTCCGAAGCCCGCCCGCTGGTGATGAGCTTCTACCAGCCACTGGCGCAGAGCGGTGAGCGCCAGCTGCACTGCAAGCTTTACCACGCCGACACGCCGCTGGCGCTGTCGGACGTGCTGCCGATCCTGGAGAACCTGGGCCTGCGCGTGCTCGGCGAGTTCCCGTACCGCCTGCGTCATCGCAGCGGCCGCGAGTACTGGATCCACGACTTCGCCTTCACCTACAGCGAAGGCTTGAACCTGGACATCCAGCAACTCAACGACACCCTGCAGGATGCCTTCGTCCATATCGTGCGCGGCGACGCCGAGAACGATGCGTTCAACCGGCTGGTGCTGACCGCAGGCCTGCCGTGGCGCGATGTTGCCCTGCTGCGTGCCTATGCGCGCTACCTCAAGCAGATTCGCCTGGGCTTCGATCTGGGCTACATCGCCAGCACCCTGAACAACCACACCGACATCGCCCGCGAACTGACGCGGTTGTTCAAGACCCGCTTCTACCTGGCACGCAAGCTGGCCGGCGACGACCTGGACGACAAGCAGCAGCGTCTGGAACAGGCGATTCTCACCGCCCTGGACGACGTTCAGGTGCTCAACGAAGACCGCATCCTGCGTCGCTACCTGGACCTGATCAAGGCCACCCTGCGCACCAACTTCTACCAGCCGGACAGCAATGGCCAGGTGAAGTCGTACTTCAGCTTCAAGTTCAACCCCAAGCTGATTCCCGAGTTGCCCAAGCCAGTACCCAAGTTCGAGATATTCGTCTACTCGCCACGGGTCGAAGGTGTTCACCTTCGCTTCGGCAACGTCGCTCGTGGTGGCCTGCGCTGGTCGGACCGCGAGGAAGACTTCCGCACCGAAGTGCTGGGCCTGGTCAAGGCGCAGCACGTGAAGAACTCGGTGATCGTGCCGGTGGGGGCCAAGGGCGGGTTCGTCCCGCGTCGCCTGCCTCTGGGCGGCAGCCGCGACGAGGTGCAGAACGAGGCCGTGGCCTGCTACCGCATCTTCATTTCCGGGCTGCTCGACATCACCGACAACCTCAAGGATGGCAGCGTGGTGCCGCCGGCCAACGTCGTGCGTCACGACGATGATGACCCGTACCTGGTAGTGGCTGCGGACAAGGGCACTGCGACCTTCTCGGACATCGCCAACGGCATCGCCATCGACTACGGTTTCTGGCTCGGCGATGCGTTCGCCTCGGGTGGTTCGGCAGGCTACGACCACAAGAAGATGGGCATCACCGCCAAGGGTGCCTGGGTCGGCGTGCAGCGGCATTTCCGCGAGCGCGGCATCAACGTGCAGAAAGACAGCATCACTGTCATCGGCATCGGCGACATGGCTGGCGATGTGTTCGGCAACGGCCTGCTGATGTCCGACAAACTGCAACTGGTGGCGGCGTTCAACCACCTGCACATCTTCATCGACCCCAACCCGGAGCCGGCCAGCAGCTTCGCCGAACGTCAGCGCCTGTACGACCTGCCACGCTCGGCGTGGAGCGACTACGACACCTCGATCATGTCCGCCGGTGGTGGGATCTTCTCGCGCAGTGCCAAGAGCATCGCCATCAGCGCGCAGATGAAAGAGCGTTTCGACATCAAGGCCGACAAGCTGACCCCGACCGAACTGCTCAATGCGCTGCTCAAGGCACCGGTCGACCTGCTGTGGAACGGCGGTATCGGTACCTACGTCAAATCCAGCGACGAAAGCCATGCGGATGTGGGCGACAAGGCCAACGATGCGCTGCGCGTCAATGGCAACGAGCTGCGCTGCAAGGTGGTGGGCGAGGGCGGCAACCTGGGCATGACCCAACTGGGGCGTGTCGAGTTCGGCCTCAACGGCGGTGCCACCAACACCGACTTCATCGATAACGCGGCCGGGGTGGATTGCTCCGACCACGAGGTCAACATCAAGATCCTGCTCAACGAAGCCGTGCAGGCCGGCGACATGACCGAGAAGCAGCGCAACCTGCTGCTGGGCAGCATGACCGAGGAAGTCGGCCATCTGGTGCTGGGCAACAACTACAAGCAGACCCAGGCGTTGTCGCTGGCGGCGCGCAAGGCCTATGAGCGCCTGGCCGAGTACCGTCGTCTGATGGCCGACCTCGAGGCGCGTGGCAAGCTCGACCGGGCCATCGAATTCCTGCCGACCGAGGAGCAGCTCAACGAGCGCGTGGCGAACAAGCAGGGCCTGACCCGGGCCGAGCTGTCGGTGCTGATCTCCTACAGCAAGATCGACCTCAACGAAGCGCTGCTGGCCTCGCCGGTACCCGACGACGTCTACCTGACCCGCGACATGGAAACGGCGTTCCCGCCGTCGCTGGTCAGCAAATACGCCGAGGCCATGCGCAGCCACCGCCTCAAGCGCGAGATCGTCAGCACCCAGATCGCCAACGACCTGGTCAACAACATGGGCATCACCTTCGTCCAGCGTTTGAAGGAGTCCACGGGCATGACGCCGGCCAGTGTGGTCGGCGCCTACGCCATCGTGCGTGACATCTTCCACCTGCCGCACTGGTTCCGCCAGATCGAGGCGCTGGACTATCAGGTCTCCGCCGATGTGCAGTTGGCGTTGATGGACGAACTGATGCGCCTGGGCCGTCGCGCCACTCGCTGGTTCCTGCGCAGCCGCCGCAACGAGCTGGACGCCGGTCGCGACGTGGCACACTTCGGTCCGCACATTGCAGCGCTGGGCCTCAAGCTCGACGAACTGCTCGAGGGGCCGACCCGTGAGCGCTGGCAGGCCCGCTACCAGGGCTACGTCGCGTCGGGCGTGCCGGAGTTGCTGGCGCGCATGGTCGCCGGTACCAGCCACCTGTACACGTTGCTGCCGATCATCGAGGCATCGGATGTGACTGGTCAGAACGCCGCCGAAGTGGCCAAGGCGTTCTTCGCCGTGGGCAGCAAGCTGGACCTGACCTGGTACCTGCAGCAGATCAGCAGCCTGCCGGTGGAGAACAACTGGCAGGCGCTGGCCCGCGAGGCTTTCCGCGACGACATCGACCTGCAGCAACGGGCGATCACCATCTCCGTGCTGAAGATGCAGGACGCGCCTGGAGACGTCGAGGAGCGCCTGGATCTGTGGCTGGAACAGCATGAGGTGATGGTCAAGCGCTGGCGCGCCATGCTCGACGAGATCAAGGCGGCAACAGGGACCGATTACGCCATGTATGCGGTGGCGAATCGTGAGTTGATGGACTTGGCGTTGAGTGGCACCTCCCATCCTTAA
- the acnB gene encoding bifunctional aconitate hydratase 2/2-methylisocitrate dehydratase produces MLEAYRKHIEERAAQGIVPQPLNAEQTAGLVELLKNPPAGEEAFLVDLITNRVPPGVDEAAYVKAGFLSAVAKGEATSPLIDSKRAVELLGTMQGGYNIATMVELLDDATLAPVAAEQLKFTLLMFDAFHDVAEKAKNGNTHAQGVLQSWADGEWFKKRPTLADKISLRVFKVTGETNTDDLSPAPDAWSRPDIPLHALAMLKMAREGIVPDVQGSIGPMKQIAQMYADGYPVAYVGDVVGTGSSRKSATNSVLWFFGTDIPYVPNKRAGGFCFGTKIAPIFYNTMEDAGALPIEFDVSNINMGDVIDLYPHQGKVCKHDSDEVITTFELKTPVLLDEVRAGGRIPLIVGRGLTDKARAELGLGPTDLFKLPEAPVDTGKGYTLAQKMVGKACGLPEGKGVRPGTYCEPKMTTVGSQDTTGPMTRDELKDLACLGFSADLVMQSFCHTAAYPKPIDVTTHHTLPDFIRTRGGVSLRPGDGIIHSWLNRMLLPDTVGTGGDSHTRFPIGISFPAGSGLVAFAAATGVMPLDMPESVLVRFKGTMQPGITLRDLVHAIPYYAIQKGLLTVEKKGKINAFSGRILEIEGLNDLTVEQAFELSDASAERSAAGCTIKLPEKAIAEYLQSNITLLRWMISEGYGDARTMERRAQAMEAWLANPELLSADADAEYAEIIEIDLSDLKEPVLCAPNDPDDARLLSTVQGEKIDEVFIGSCMTNIGHFRAAGKLLDKVKGQLPTRLWLSPPTKMDAHQLTEEGYYGIYGKAGARMEMPGCSLCMGNQARVEPNSTVVSTSTRNFPNRLGDGANVYLASAELAAVASILGKLPTVEEYMEYAASIDSMAADVYRYLSFDQIAEFRDAAANANIPVVQA; encoded by the coding sequence GTGCTTGAAGCCTATCGCAAACACATCGAAGAGCGTGCCGCCCAGGGTATCGTGCCCCAGCCGCTTAACGCCGAACAAACCGCAGGCCTGGTCGAGCTGCTGAAGAACCCTCCCGCCGGCGAAGAAGCCTTCCTGGTCGACCTGATCACCAATCGCGTACCACCAGGGGTGGACGAAGCCGCCTACGTCAAGGCCGGCTTCCTTTCCGCCGTAGCCAAGGGCGAAGCCACCTCCCCGCTGATCGACAGCAAGCGCGCCGTTGAACTGCTCGGCACCATGCAAGGTGGCTACAACATCGCCACCATGGTCGAACTGCTCGACGACGCCACCCTGGCGCCAGTGGCCGCCGAACAGCTCAAGTTCACCCTGCTGATGTTCGATGCCTTCCACGACGTCGCGGAAAAAGCCAAGAACGGCAACACCCACGCTCAAGGCGTGCTGCAGTCCTGGGCCGACGGCGAGTGGTTCAAGAAGCGTCCGACCCTGGCCGACAAGATCAGCCTGCGGGTCTTCAAGGTCACCGGCGAAACCAACACCGACGACCTCTCCCCGGCGCCTGACGCCTGGTCGCGCCCGGACATCCCGTTGCACGCCCTGGCCATGCTGAAAATGGCCCGCGAAGGCATCGTGCCCGACGTCCAGGGCTCGATCGGCCCGATGAAGCAGATTGCCCAGATGTACGCCGACGGCTACCCCGTGGCCTACGTGGGTGACGTGGTCGGTACCGGTTCGTCGCGTAAATCGGCCACCAACTCGGTGCTGTGGTTCTTCGGTACCGACATCCCGTACGTGCCGAACAAGCGTGCCGGCGGTTTCTGCTTCGGCACCAAGATCGCTCCGATCTTCTACAACACCATGGAAGACGCCGGCGCCCTGCCGATCGAGTTCGACGTGTCGAACATCAACATGGGCGACGTGATTGATCTCTACCCGCACCAGGGTAAAGTCTGCAAGCACGACAGCGACGAGGTGATCACCACCTTCGAACTCAAGACGCCCGTACTGCTCGACGAAGTCCGCGCTGGCGGCCGTATCCCGCTGATCGTCGGCCGCGGTCTGACCGACAAGGCACGCGCCGAGCTGGGCCTGGGCCCGACCGATCTGTTCAAGCTGCCCGAAGCCCCGGTCGACACCGGCAAGGGCTACACTCTGGCGCAGAAGATGGTCGGCAAGGCCTGTGGCTTGCCCGAAGGCAAGGGCGTACGTCCCGGCACCTACTGCGAACCGAAGATGACCACCGTCGGCTCCCAGGACACTACTGGCCCGATGACCCGCGACGAACTGAAAGACCTGGCCTGCCTGGGTTTCTCGGCCGATCTGGTCATGCAGTCCTTCTGCCACACCGCGGCCTATCCAAAGCCGATCGACGTGACCACCCACCACACCCTACCGGATTTCATCCGTACCCGCGGTGGCGTGTCCCTGCGTCCAGGCGACGGCATCATCCACAGCTGGCTGAACCGCATGCTGCTGCCGGACACCGTCGGCACCGGTGGCGACTCGCACACCCGCTTCCCGATCGGCATCTCGTTCCCGGCCGGTTCCGGCCTGGTAGCCTTCGCGGCCGCCACCGGCGTCATGCCGCTGGACATGCCCGAGTCGGTGCTGGTGCGCTTCAAGGGCACCATGCAGCCAGGCATCACCCTGCGTGACCTGGTCCACGCGATTCCGTACTACGCCATCCAGAAAGGTCTGCTGACCGTCGAGAAGAAAGGCAAGATCAACGCCTTCTCGGGTCGCATCCTGGAAATCGAAGGCTTGAACGACCTGACCGTCGAGCAGGCATTCGAACTGTCCGACGCCTCGGCCGAGCGCTCCGCCGCCGGTTGCACCATCAAGCTGCCGGAAAAGGCCATCGCCGAGTACCTGCAGTCGAACATCACCTTGCTGCGCTGGATGATCAGCGAAGGCTACGGCGATGCGCGGACCATGGAGCGTCGTGCCCAGGCCATGGAAGCCTGGCTGGCCAACCCGGAACTGCTGAGTGCCGATGCCGACGCCGAATACGCCGAGATCATCGAAATCGACTTGAGCGACTTGAAAGAGCCGGTCCTGTGCGCACCGAACGACCCGGACGATGCACGTCTGCTGTCCACCGTTCAGGGCGAGAAGATCGACGAAGTGTTCATCGGTTCGTGCATGACCAACATCGGCCACTTCCGCGCTGCCGGCAAGTTGCTCGATAAGGTCAAGGGCCAACTGCCAACGCGTCTTTGGCTGTCGCCGCCGACCAAGATGGATGCCCATCAGCTGACCGAAGAAGGCTACTACGGTATCTACGGCAAGGCTGGCGCACGCATGGAGATGCCGGGCTGCTCGCTGTGCATGGGTAACCAGGCACGCGTGGAACCCAACTCCACCGTGGTGTCGACCTCGACCCGTAACTTCCCGAACCGCCTGGGCGACGGTGCCAACGTGTACCTGGCGTCCGCCGAGCTGGCTGCCGTTGCGTCCATCCTGGGCAAGCTGCCGACCGTCGAGGAGTACATGGAGTACGCGGCCAGCATCGACAGCATGGCTGCCGATGTGTACCGCTACCTGAGCTTCGACCAGATCGCCGAGTTCCGCGATGCGGCGGCCAACGCGAACATCCCGGTGGTTCAAGCCTGA
- a CDS encoding DUF1289 domain-containing protein encodes MSNHSIKTPCVGLCSTVYGDLVCRGCKRYHHEVIHWNGYDEAQKRAVWVRLEQLLVQVMVAKLEVFDPLKLRQQLEQRKIRFVERQSEYCWAYQLIARGARVINNLEAYGLVLLPEFRDWDLPQLRDAIDREFFILSEAHYQRYIAPSFVRELTEQRII; translated from the coding sequence ATGTCCAACCATTCCATCAAGACGCCCTGTGTGGGCCTGTGCTCGACCGTCTACGGGGACCTCGTGTGCCGTGGCTGCAAGCGCTACCACCATGAAGTCATTCACTGGAACGGCTACGACGAAGCGCAGAAACGCGCGGTGTGGGTGCGGCTGGAGCAGTTGCTGGTGCAGGTCATGGTGGCCAAGCTGGAAGTATTCGACCCCTTGAAGCTGCGCCAACAACTGGAACAACGCAAGATACGTTTCGTCGAGCGACAGTCGGAGTACTGTTGGGCTTACCAGCTGATTGCCCGTGGAGCCCGGGTCATCAACAACCTGGAAGCCTATGGCCTGGTGCTGCTGCCCGAGTTCCGCGACTGGGATCTGCCACAACTGCGCGATGCCATCGATCGGGAATTCTTCATTCTGTCGGAGGCGCATTACCAGCGCTATATCGCGCCATCGTTCGTGCGCGAACTGACCGAACAGCGCATTATCTGA
- the pdxB gene encoding 4-phosphoerythronate dehydrogenase PdxB, which yields MLIVADENIPLLDAFFEGFGEIRRYPGRSIDRAAVAEADVLLVRSVTQVDRALLEGSPVRFVGTCTIGTDHLDLDHFAEAGIRWASAPGCNARGVVDYVLGSLLTLAEVEGLPLSGRCYGIVGAGQVGGRLVQVLRGLGWDVRVCDPLREASEGGDFVSLEHIVEHCDVISLHTPLTRSGLHPTWHLFDDARLRTLKPGTWLINAARGPVIDNAALRHVLLAREDLQAVLDVWEREPAVDRELADCCMIGTPHIAGYSLDGRRRGTAQIYQALCEFLGRTADVQLQDLLPKPWLGEVNLSADTDPDWALAMLCRGVYDPRRDDADFRRSLDADTDRQRLAFDQLRKHYPPRREIEGLRVRIDGPAPVLERIVAALGAILV from the coding sequence ATGCTCATAGTCGCCGACGAAAACATCCCGCTGCTCGACGCTTTCTTCGAAGGCTTTGGAGAAATCCGTCGCTATCCCGGCCGGTCGATCGATCGCGCGGCGGTTGCCGAGGCCGACGTTCTGCTGGTGCGCTCGGTGACCCAGGTCGACCGTGCCTTGCTTGAAGGCAGCCCGGTGCGCTTCGTCGGCACCTGCACCATCGGCACCGACCATCTGGATCTCGACCACTTCGCCGAGGCCGGCATCCGCTGGGCCAGCGCGCCGGGCTGCAATGCCCGTGGTGTGGTCGACTACGTGCTGGGCAGCCTGCTGACCCTGGCCGAGGTCGAAGGTCTGCCGCTGAGCGGGCGTTGCTACGGCATCGTCGGTGCCGGGCAGGTTGGCGGGCGACTGGTCCAGGTGCTGCGCGGGCTGGGCTGGGACGTGCGGGTGTGTGATCCCTTGCGCGAGGCCAGCGAGGGCGGTGACTTCGTCAGCCTGGAGCACATCGTCGAACACTGCGACGTGATCAGCCTGCACACGCCGCTGACCCGCAGCGGCCTTCATCCGACCTGGCACTTGTTCGACGATGCGCGTCTGCGCACCCTCAAGCCGGGCACCTGGCTAATCAATGCCGCGCGCGGCCCGGTGATCGACAACGCCGCGCTGCGTCACGTTCTGCTGGCGCGTGAAGACCTGCAAGCGGTACTCGACGTCTGGGAGCGGGAGCCTGCGGTCGATCGCGAACTGGCCGACTGCTGCATGATCGGCACGCCGCACATTGCCGGCTACAGCCTTGACGGTCGCCGCCGTGGCACGGCGCAGATCTATCAGGCCTTGTGCGAGTTCCTCGGGCGCACTGCCGACGTGCAATTACAAGACCTGCTGCCCAAACCTTGGCTGGGAGAGGTGAACCTGAGCGCCGACACCGATCCGGACTGGGCGCTGGCCATGCTGTGCCGCGGTGTCTACGACCCTCGTCGTGACGACGCCGATTTCCGCCGCAGCCTGGACGCGGACACCGATCGGCAGCGACTCGCCTTCGACCAGTTGCGCAAGCATTACCCACCACGCCGCGAGATCGAAGGCCTGCGCGTGCGTATCGACGGCCCGGCACCTGTGCTCGAGCGCATCGTCGCCGCCCTGGGTGCGATCCTGGTCTAG
- a CDS encoding PA1571 family protein, with the protein MSSHDDTQKSIEVVRVHPHEPVGGSIIDEQGREVPITEDMVQEACRELEEHVVKPAGNV; encoded by the coding sequence ATGAGCTCGCATGACGACACGCAGAAAAGCATCGAAGTGGTACGGGTGCACCCCCATGAGCCCGTCGGTGGTTCGATCATCGATGAGCAGGGCCGCGAAGTGCCCATTACCGAAGACATGGTGCAGGAAGCCTGTCGCGAGCTGGAAGAGCACGTGGTCAAACCCGCTGGCAACGTCTGA
- a CDS encoding ABC transporter transmembrane domain-containing protein, which yields MQLLSSSQRRGLRLAWRFVRPYRWQAIGALLALLVTAGITLSMGQGIRMLVDQGFMTQSTHLLNRSIAVFMVLVLALATGTFARFYLVSWIGERCVADIRKQVFDHLVHLHPAFYENNRSSEIQSRLTTDTALLQSVIGSSLSMFLRNLLMVIGGVVLLFITNPKLTSIVVVALPLVLAPILMFGRQVRRLSRQSQDRIANVGSYVAETLTQIKTVQAYNHQAEDQRRFAVTVEQAFDTARRRIVQRAWLISLVIVLVLGAVAVMLWVGGMDVIGGRISAGELAAFVFYSLIVGSAFGTLSEVVGELQRAAGAAQRIAELLQARSAIQSPAEGLQQLPSRVTGALALEGVVFAYPTREDAPAIRGMSLTVRPGETLALVGPSGAGKSTLFELLLRFYDPQQGRLLIDGIDLRQLDPQDLRRHFAIVSQTPALFFGSVEDNIRYGRADATAEQVETAARIAHAHDFIVQLPQDYQTPLGDAGMGLSGGQRQRLAIARALLVDAPILLLDEATSALDAQSEHLIQQALPTLMQGRTTLVIAHRLATVQNADRIAVIDQGCLVALGTHAELVASNALYARLAHLQFGH from the coding sequence TTGCAGCTATTGTCTTCCAGTCAACGTCGCGGCCTGCGCCTGGCGTGGCGCTTCGTGCGCCCCTATCGATGGCAGGCCATCGGCGCGCTGCTGGCGTTGCTGGTCACCGCTGGTATCACCCTGTCCATGGGGCAGGGCATTCGGATGCTGGTCGACCAAGGCTTCATGACCCAGTCCACGCACCTGCTCAACCGCTCGATCGCGGTGTTCATGGTCTTGGTACTAGCCCTGGCGACGGGGACCTTTGCGCGTTTCTACCTGGTGTCCTGGATCGGCGAGCGCTGCGTCGCCGACATCCGCAAGCAGGTCTTCGATCACCTGGTCCACCTGCACCCGGCGTTCTACGAGAACAACCGCAGCTCCGAAATCCAGTCGCGGCTGACCACTGACACGGCCTTGCTGCAATCGGTCATCGGCTCGTCGCTGTCGATGTTCCTGCGCAACCTGCTGATGGTGATCGGCGGTGTGGTGCTGCTGTTCATCACCAACCCCAAGCTCACCAGCATCGTGGTGGTTGCCTTGCCGCTGGTGCTCGCGCCGATCCTGATGTTCGGTCGTCAGGTGCGGCGTCTGTCGCGACAGAGCCAGGACCGCATCGCCAACGTCGGCAGCTACGTCGCCGAAACCCTGACCCAGATCAAGACGGTGCAGGCCTACAACCACCAGGCCGAGGACCAGCGACGTTTTGCCGTGACCGTGGAGCAGGCGTTCGATACGGCCAGACGGCGCATCGTCCAGCGTGCCTGGCTGATCTCGCTAGTGATCGTGCTGGTGCTGGGCGCCGTGGCGGTGATGCTGTGGGTGGGTGGCATGGACGTGATCGGCGGGCGCATTTCGGCCGGCGAGTTGGCTGCGTTCGTGTTCTATAGCCTGATCGTCGGCAGCGCCTTCGGCACCCTCAGTGAGGTGGTCGGTGAACTGCAACGCGCTGCTGGCGCTGCGCAACGGATCGCCGAACTGCTGCAGGCGCGCAGTGCGATTCAGTCGCCCGCCGAGGGCTTGCAGCAGTTGCCGTCGCGAGTGACCGGCGCGTTGGCGCTCGAGGGGGTGGTCTTTGCCTACCCGACGCGGGAGGATGCACCGGCCATCCGGGGCATGAGCCTGACGGTTCGGCCGGGTGAAACCCTGGCCCTGGTCGGGCCCTCCGGCGCCGGCAAGTCGACGCTGTTCGAACTGTTGCTGCGGTTCTACGATCCGCAGCAGGGCCGCCTGCTCATCGACGGTATCGACCTGCGCCAGCTTGACCCGCAGGACCTGCGTCGACATTTCGCCATCGTCTCGCAAACACCGGCGCTGTTCTTCGGCAGCGTCGAGGACAATATCCGCTATGGTCGCGCCGACGCCACCGCCGAGCAGGTCGAGACGGCTGCGCGCATCGCCCATGCCCATGATTTCATCGTGCAGTTACCGCAGGACTATCAGACGCCGCTGGGCGATGCCGGCATGGGACTTTCAGGCGGACAGCGCCAACGCCTGGCGATTGCACGAGCGCTGCTGGTCGATGCACCGATCCTGTTGCTGGACGAAGCCACCAGCGCCCTGGATGCGCAGAGTGAACACCTGATCCAGCAGGCCTTGCCTACGTTGATGCAGGGCCGCACGACGCTGGTCATCGCCCACCGTCTGGCCACGGTGCAGAACGCCGACCGCATTGCAGTGATCGATCAAGGGTGTCTGGTGGCGCTGGGAACCCACGCCGAGCTGGTGGCCAGCAATGCCCTGTACGCGCGCCTGGCGCACCTGCAGTTCGGGCACTAG